In the genome of Methylophaga nitratireducenticrescens, one region contains:
- a CDS encoding helix-turn-helix domain-containing protein, giving the protein MDLKTFTSSSRRENRQLLIENKVTFNGPETELSIYDTYHTSTGVALNADHLLYCGMVSGRKVMHDHYNATGELFVPHESYVMPPGEQVEIDFPDANEQQPTTCLTIEISRERIEAISSRMRDLVKTDVPEYNWEYQPRIIHKHHTQDTQQLLEKMVSFFIRNDPDKEMMVDLGVSELVIRLLREQGREVLLSYCKQAPDTNGITAVLHTLEQNLSEPLDIDKLCRQACMSRSRLYVEFKKQLGCTPGEFHQQVRLKSAADAIRGGQSITEACYNYGFNDLSHFSRRFSHFFGCSPSAFRKENLPDPTD; this is encoded by the coding sequence ACCTGAAGACCTTCACATCAAGTAGTCGACGAGAAAACCGTCAGTTGTTGATAGAAAATAAAGTGACGTTCAATGGTCCAGAAACAGAATTGAGTATTTACGATACTTATCACACTTCTACCGGCGTGGCACTCAATGCAGATCACCTATTGTATTGCGGAATGGTCAGTGGTCGTAAAGTGATGCATGATCATTACAATGCAACGGGCGAATTATTCGTACCACACGAGTCTTATGTTATGCCTCCAGGTGAACAGGTTGAAATTGATTTTCCTGATGCCAATGAGCAGCAACCAACTACCTGTTTGACTATCGAAATTTCCAGAGAGCGTATTGAAGCTATTTCCAGCCGCATGCGGGATTTGGTAAAAACAGATGTGCCTGAATATAACTGGGAATATCAACCTCGTATTATTCATAAACATCACACTCAGGATACTCAGCAATTGCTGGAAAAAATGGTTTCATTTTTTATTCGCAATGATCCCGATAAAGAAATGATGGTCGATTTGGGCGTTTCTGAGTTGGTGATAAGGCTACTACGTGAGCAAGGTCGTGAAGTATTACTGAGTTATTGCAAGCAGGCGCCGGATACCAATGGGATTACCGCTGTACTTCATACACTGGAGCAAAATCTATCAGAACCTCTCGACATTGATAAACTCTGTCGCCAAGCCTGCATGAGCCGGAGCCGTTTGTATGTTGAGTTTAAAAAACAACTAGGCTGTACGCCAGGCGAGTTTCATCAGCAGGTTCGACTAAAATCAGCCGCTGATGCGATACGAGGTGGTCAGAGTATCACTGAGGCTTGTTATAACTACGGTTTTAATGATTTGAGTCACTTCAGTCGACGCTTCAGTCATTTTTTTGGTTGTTCACCAAGTGC